From the Oleiphilus messinensis genome, one window contains:
- a CDS encoding DUF2244 domain-containing protein yields the protein MVKIIPGENNACATLIVVPNSSAGWRGHRQILLALAAVSGLVGVVSLWSGAPVILLFSGAELLLLFFILRTLLRAISIREVLTLTPVTVILQKGVNGPEQEWKSQRLSVRLNIALSQSGEHNLAVVFGDVMVPFASRVSVAEREALIKELKVLIENYRLGF from the coding sequence ATGGTTAAAATCATACCGGGTGAAAACAATGCTTGCGCTACCTTGATTGTTGTACCCAACAGTTCGGCTGGGTGGCGTGGACACAGGCAAATACTGTTGGCACTGGCTGCAGTGAGCGGGCTTGTGGGTGTGGTGAGTTTATGGTCTGGTGCACCTGTTATCCTGCTGTTTTCCGGTGCTGAATTACTTTTGCTGTTTTTTATCTTGCGCACACTGCTGCGTGCTATTTCGATTCGGGAAGTTTTGACCCTGACACCTGTGACGGTGATCTTGCAGAAAGGTGTAAACGGGCCGGAACAGGAATGGAAGTCTCAGCGTTTAAGCGTCAGATTAAATATTGCTTTGAGTCAAAGTGGTGAACATAACCTTGCCGTTGTATTTGGTGATGTGATGGTGCCTTTTGCATCAAGGGTGAGTGTGGCCGAGCGTGAAGCGTTAATAAAAGAACTGAAGGTGTTGATCGAAAACTATCGGCTTGGTTTTTGA
- a CDS encoding NADH:flavin oxidoreductase/NADH oxidase family protein: MTTSVDISTAFTLKNSVMIKNRTFKSAMSEQLGNKQHNPTDGLTNLYKLWAEGGIGIMMSGNIMIDRTALGEPKNVVLDEASDLQAFKKWARAGSLHNTQFWAQLNHPGKQIPNFMTKEPVAPSAIQLENGLELGFNKPRALTESEIQGIIGKFATAARLAKEVGFTGVQIHGAHGYLVSQFLSSRHNQRSDQWGGSLENRMRFVKAVYEAMRAEVGADYPIGIKLNSADFMRGGFTEEESMTVVVELAKAGIDLIEVSGGTYESPAMVGHKRKQSTVQREAYFLDYAEKVRNLIDTPLVVTGGFRSTKGMNDALASGACDFVGLARPLAVVPDMPAKAMNNVAYKINLKPLTTGVKLVDKIATLDITWYEAQMARMAQRKAPKPNLSEWMTFAKTLGNAGLYAFRKRRA, translated from the coding sequence ATGACAACATCCGTAGATATCAGCACAGCTTTCACCCTGAAAAACAGTGTGATGATTAAAAACAGGACATTCAAATCGGCGATGAGCGAGCAGTTGGGGAACAAGCAGCACAACCCTACCGATGGTCTGACTAATCTATACAAACTCTGGGCGGAAGGTGGTATTGGCATTATGATGTCCGGGAATATTATGATCGATCGCACAGCGTTGGGCGAACCTAAAAATGTTGTACTTGATGAGGCCAGTGATTTGCAGGCCTTTAAAAAGTGGGCTCGCGCAGGCAGTTTGCACAATACTCAATTTTGGGCGCAGCTCAATCATCCGGGTAAGCAGATACCCAATTTTATGACCAAAGAGCCAGTAGCTCCCTCGGCGATTCAGCTGGAAAACGGATTGGAGCTTGGGTTCAATAAGCCCCGCGCGTTGACGGAATCCGAAATTCAAGGGATTATCGGCAAGTTCGCAACCGCTGCGCGCCTGGCTAAAGAGGTCGGGTTTACCGGGGTTCAGATTCATGGCGCCCACGGTTACCTGGTCAGTCAGTTTCTTTCATCACGACACAATCAACGTTCAGATCAATGGGGTGGCAGCCTCGAAAACCGCATGCGCTTTGTAAAAGCAGTGTACGAAGCCATGCGGGCTGAAGTGGGTGCTGATTATCCCATTGGCATAAAGTTGAACTCTGCGGATTTCATGCGTGGAGGATTTACCGAAGAGGAATCCATGACCGTTGTGGTGGAATTGGCGAAAGCCGGTATCGACTTGATCGAAGTGTCGGGTGGAACCTACGAAAGCCCCGCCATGGTGGGCCACAAGCGAAAACAAAGCACGGTACAGCGAGAAGCTTACTTTTTAGATTATGCGGAAAAAGTGCGCAATCTGATCGATACCCCTTTGGTGGTGACTGGAGGCTTTAGAAGTACTAAAGGTATGAACGACGCGTTGGCTTCTGGTGCCTGTGATTTTGTCGGGTTAGCCCGGCCACTTGCAGTTGTACCGGATATGCCGGCAAAGGCGATGAACAATGTGGCTTATAAAATCAATCTCAAACCGTTGACGACCGGGGTAAAGCTGGTCGACAAAATTGCGACGCTGGATATTACCTGGTACGAAGCTCAAATGGCCAGAATGGCGCAACGTAAAGCGCCCAAGCCTAATCTCAGTGAGTGGATGACCTTCGCGAAAACTCTTGGTAATGCCGGATTATACGCGTTCCGAAAACGCCGCGCCTGA
- a CDS encoding TetR/AcrR family transcriptional regulator, which translates to MARPRRSEHTQKALLEEGIKQLSEHGYHGTGIKQVLDAVRVPKGSFYNYFESKEAYVAAIIREYNQQVLGQFDAFVEGTDFPASQKLKLLYAYMLNKHDNSGCQQGCLVGSIAAEIGGSLSLCQQAMIEGVQLWQRRLSALVVQAQVEGDMRKDIPADTIAELIWSLWEGSLLRMKLEGCVDRTRSLVDVTFNTLLVKQ; encoded by the coding sequence ATGGCAAGACCGAGAAGATCAGAACATACACAGAAAGCGCTCCTGGAAGAGGGTATCAAACAACTCTCTGAGCATGGATATCATGGCACTGGCATTAAACAAGTGCTGGATGCCGTGCGAGTGCCCAAAGGCTCTTTTTATAATTACTTTGAGAGTAAAGAGGCCTATGTGGCAGCCATTATTCGGGAGTATAACCAACAAGTATTAGGCCAGTTTGACGCATTTGTTGAGGGGACAGATTTTCCGGCATCCCAAAAACTGAAACTTCTTTATGCTTATATGCTGAATAAGCATGACAACAGTGGCTGCCAGCAAGGCTGTCTGGTTGGCAGTATTGCAGCAGAAATTGGCGGCAGTTTGAGTCTTTGCCAGCAGGCGATGATTGAAGGTGTCCAGTTGTGGCAGCGGCGACTTTCTGCATTGGTTGTGCAGGCTCAGGTGGAAGGTGATATGCGTAAGGATATTCCGGCGGATACCATAGCGGAGCTAATTTGGTCTTTATGGGAAGGCAGTTTACTGCGTATGAAGCTTGAAGGTTGCGTCGACCGAACCCGCAGCCTGGTAGATGTTACGTTTAATACGTTGCTTGTGAAGCAGTAA
- the chrA gene encoding chromate efflux transporter has translation MSSSDLSITVRARPERSRNHELGVRAHFSILCSNDLTGVVLIMQVLVVFVRFFVLGLISFGGPAAHIGYFQKEFVDRLKWISVDHYGKLVALSQFLPGPGSSQVGFAIGLERAGLLGGVAAFIGFTLPSFLLMFLLATLGQHFLGMPLYSGVIAGLKLLAVIVVADAVLTMYGAFCQRRLHQCIAFGTAIILLCLPGIEWQVLVLLLAAIMGSIGAHRRNSDKKSPETNDHEAELIQSNTHTVTSKIAMLVFVAGWFGVLFVPEVHSFFTLFADFFHAGSLVFGGGHVVLPLLQETVGDALTPDQFLSGYAAAQAVPGPMFSLATYLGVQLLPSSPLMGALIATLGIFLPGFLLVLVLQNYWLRLSRQSLIAGSVAAINAAVVGLLLTALYDPVFVSAVTSRVDFAVIILGLVLLRLFRFHIIWLVVVALTYGGITQIAFV, from the coding sequence ATGTCATCATCAGATCTGAGTATTACGGTTCGGGCTCGACCTGAGCGCAGCCGTAATCATGAGCTAGGTGTTCGAGCTCACTTTTCCATACTATGTTCAAATGATTTGACCGGAGTTGTTCTCATCATGCAGGTGTTGGTTGTATTTGTGCGTTTCTTTGTTTTAGGTTTAATCAGTTTTGGTGGGCCTGCGGCACATATCGGTTATTTTCAAAAAGAATTTGTCGATCGCCTGAAATGGATAAGCGTGGATCATTATGGCAAGCTGGTCGCACTGAGCCAGTTTTTGCCAGGCCCAGGCTCCAGTCAGGTCGGATTCGCGATTGGGCTTGAGCGGGCTGGTTTATTGGGTGGCGTTGCGGCATTTATTGGTTTTACCTTGCCCTCGTTTTTGCTGATGTTCCTGCTCGCGACTTTGGGGCAGCATTTTCTGGGGATGCCTTTATATAGTGGTGTTATCGCAGGCTTGAAGTTACTGGCAGTAATTGTGGTTGCTGATGCCGTTTTGACGATGTACGGCGCTTTTTGCCAGCGACGTCTGCATCAGTGTATTGCTTTCGGTACTGCCATAATACTGCTCTGTCTGCCAGGTATCGAATGGCAAGTCCTGGTCTTATTGCTGGCTGCTATTATGGGGAGCATTGGGGCGCACCGTCGTAATTCCGATAAAAAAAGCCCTGAGACAAATGACCACGAGGCTGAATTGATCCAGTCGAACACTCACACAGTGACGTCTAAAATAGCAATGTTGGTCTTTGTAGCGGGTTGGTTTGGTGTTCTCTTTGTTCCTGAAGTCCATTCATTTTTTACGTTATTTGCAGATTTTTTCCATGCCGGTAGTCTGGTCTTCGGGGGCGGTCATGTTGTGTTGCCTCTCTTGCAGGAAACGGTTGGCGATGCCCTGACGCCTGATCAATTTCTTTCAGGTTATGCCGCCGCACAAGCGGTGCCGGGGCCGATGTTTTCACTTGCAACATATCTTGGCGTACAGTTGCTGCCGAGTAGTCCCCTAATGGGCGCATTGATCGCAACACTTGGTATTTTCCTGCCAGGATTTTTACTGGTTCTGGTTTTGCAGAACTATTGGCTCAGGCTTTCTCGTCAATCCCTTATTGCAGGTTCCGTGGCCGCGATCAATGCTGCTGTTGTCGGGCTATTGCTTACGGCACTTTACGACCCTGTATTTGTGTCTGCGGTGACGAGTCGTGTGGATTTTGCTGTCATTATCCTGGGCTTGGTGTTGCTTCGCCTGTTTAGGTTTCACATTATCTGGTTAGTTGTAGTGGCGCTCACATATGGGGGGATTACTCAAATTGCTTTTGTTTGA
- the ade gene encoding adenine deaminase, which produces MTDQRTEKRQQMGQYIDQALGRVAADLVIRNTRFLDVINGELIGGDIAICGDRIVGTCESYTGTREIDGTGLTVVPGFIDTHVHCESSLVTPLEFDRCVLPKGTTTAICDPHEIANVLGREGIEYFLTCAKQTILDLRVQLSSCVPSTHLETAGAELKADDLVALRDHEKVIGLAEMMNYPGLLAKDPVVVDKLAAFDGWHIDGHAPLVRGRELNAYLACGICNCHETTSRDEAREKLRKGMHVLIREGTVSKDLDELALLLNPLTSNAMGFCTDDRNPLDIGEEGHVDYLIRRSIALGIAPADAYRAATWSAARAFGLRDRGLVAPGKRADLVLLSDYETCAVKQVISAGKLISAESFSNRSAPKVVGLNSVKRKPVRASDFEIRCESAELPVIGVLEGSIITEHLRHTVPFVSPESKIRVADPVQDILKICVLERHGKDGNMSHGFVKGFGLGSGCLASSVGHDSHNLCVVGQDDQDMAVAVNRLIELGGGFVAVEKGQVLAELPLPVAGLMSLEPFERVSDQLKALRDVVRRLGCRLPEPFLQLAFLPLPVIPHLKITDRGLVDVDRFDLIPLN; this is translated from the coding sequence ATGACTGATCAACGAACTGAAAAACGCCAGCAAATGGGCCAATACATCGATCAGGCATTAGGGCGGGTTGCGGCGGATCTGGTCATTCGGAACACCCGTTTTCTGGACGTTATTAATGGAGAACTTATAGGCGGGGATATCGCGATTTGTGGCGACAGAATTGTGGGCACCTGCGAGTCATATACTGGAACCCGGGAAATTGATGGCACAGGATTGACTGTGGTGCCCGGTTTCATTGACACCCATGTTCATTGTGAGTCCAGCTTGGTGACACCATTGGAGTTTGACCGGTGTGTCTTGCCTAAAGGAACCACAACCGCCATTTGCGATCCCCATGAAATAGCCAATGTGCTGGGGCGTGAAGGTATTGAGTATTTCTTGACGTGTGCGAAACAAACGATATTGGATCTTCGGGTACAGCTCTCTTCCTGTGTGCCTTCAACCCACCTGGAAACGGCTGGGGCAGAGTTAAAAGCCGATGATCTTGTTGCTTTGCGTGATCACGAAAAGGTCATCGGGCTTGCCGAAATGATGAACTACCCTGGTTTATTGGCAAAAGACCCGGTTGTGGTTGATAAACTTGCCGCGTTTGATGGCTGGCATATTGATGGTCATGCGCCGCTCGTCAGGGGGCGAGAGCTTAATGCTTATCTGGCTTGCGGTATCTGTAATTGCCATGAGACGACCTCTCGTGACGAGGCGAGAGAGAAGTTACGAAAGGGCATGCATGTACTGATTCGGGAAGGAACCGTCTCCAAGGATCTCGATGAATTGGCACTGTTACTCAATCCTCTGACGTCCAATGCCATGGGATTTTGTACGGATGATCGAAATCCGCTGGATATAGGCGAAGAAGGACATGTCGATTATTTGATTCGCCGCTCTATCGCATTGGGAATCGCTCCCGCGGATGCCTATCGTGCAGCAACCTGGTCTGCGGCCCGTGCCTTCGGCCTGCGGGACAGAGGTTTGGTTGCGCCCGGTAAAAGGGCGGATCTGGTGTTGCTTTCTGACTATGAAACCTGTGCGGTCAAGCAGGTGATCAGTGCCGGGAAACTGATTTCAGCGGAGAGTTTTAGCAACCGTTCTGCACCCAAGGTTGTCGGTCTCAATAGTGTCAAGCGCAAGCCTGTGAGAGCCAGTGACTTTGAAATACGCTGTGAGTCTGCCGAGCTCCCGGTGATCGGTGTGCTCGAGGGGAGCATTATCACGGAACACCTCCGGCATACTGTTCCCTTTGTATCCCCGGAAAGTAAAATAAGGGTTGCAGATCCCGTTCAGGATATTTTGAAAATCTGTGTGCTGGAACGGCATGGCAAGGACGGCAATATGAGTCATGGCTTTGTCAAAGGCTTTGGTCTTGGCAGCGGCTGCCTTGCATCTTCCGTCGGGCACGATAGTCATAATCTGTGTGTAGTTGGCCAAGACGATCAGGATATGGCTGTTGCCGTAAACCGCCTGATTGAATTGGGTGGCGGATTTGTTGCTGTTGAGAAGGGGCAGGTACTTGCAGAGTTGCCCTTGCCGGTTGCCGGCCTGATGAGTCTGGAGCCCTTTGAGCGTGTCAGTGACCAGCTTAAAGCGCTGCGCGATGTGGTTCGTCGTCTTGGTTGTAGGCTCCCTGAGCCTTTTTTACAGCTGGCATTTTTGCCGTTGCCGGTTATCCCCCATCTCAAAATTACTGATCGCGGCTTGGTAGATGTTGATCGTTTTGATTTAATTCCGCTAAATTGA
- the hisC gene encoding histidinol-phosphate transaminase, translated as MSRYWSKLVQSLEPYVPGEQPKISNLIKLNTNENPYGPAPSVLEAIQAHTNNDLRLYPDPNSDNMKVALAQYYGVQPEQVFVGNGSDEVLAHAFQALLKHDKPLLFPDITYSFYPVYCQLYDVQYRKVPLTDRFTINPDDYGIENGGIIFPNPNAPTGTAMALEQIEAILKANPDSVVVVDEAYVDFGAASAVSLLPSYPNLLVVQTFSKSRSLAALRIGFALGSAELVDALERVKNSFNSYPVDRLAQQAAVASLADEAYFESTCQRIISTRDNLTRELSLLDFEVLPSSANFVFARHRVRDAREISQHLRSQSVIVRYFEKDRIDQFLRITIGTDKECDTLISILKDYLS; from the coding sequence ATGAGTCGTTATTGGAGCAAACTGGTTCAGTCTCTGGAACCTTATGTGCCTGGTGAGCAACCGAAAATCAGCAATTTAATCAAATTGAATACCAACGAAAACCCCTATGGACCTGCGCCCAGTGTGCTTGAGGCAATTCAGGCGCATACCAATAATGATCTCCGTCTTTATCCTGATCCGAACTCAGACAATATGAAAGTTGCATTGGCGCAATACTACGGTGTTCAGCCAGAGCAGGTATTTGTCGGGAACGGCTCGGATGAAGTTTTGGCGCATGCTTTTCAGGCGTTACTGAAACACGATAAACCGTTGTTGTTTCCAGATATTACCTACAGCTTTTATCCGGTTTATTGTCAGTTATACGACGTTCAATACCGGAAAGTGCCTCTAACTGATAGGTTTACAATCAACCCCGATGATTACGGGATCGAAAATGGTGGCATTATTTTTCCAAATCCAAATGCGCCCACCGGTACAGCAATGGCGTTGGAGCAAATAGAAGCCATATTGAAAGCAAACCCGGATTCGGTTGTTGTCGTTGACGAAGCCTATGTCGATTTTGGTGCTGCATCTGCTGTTTCGCTGTTACCGTCCTACCCCAATTTGCTGGTCGTCCAGACGTTCTCGAAGTCACGCTCCCTGGCTGCGCTGCGAATCGGTTTCGCACTGGGCTCTGCAGAACTTGTTGATGCCCTGGAGCGGGTGAAGAACAGTTTTAATTCTTATCCGGTGGATCGTTTGGCACAGCAGGCAGCGGTAGCATCTCTTGCGGATGAAGCGTACTTTGAAAGTACTTGTCAAAGGATTATTTCGACTCGCGACAACCTTACGCGAGAATTGTCATTGCTGGATTTCGAAGTCTTACCGTCCAGTGCCAATTTTGTGTTTGCCCGACACCGTGTGCGCGATGCTCGGGAAATCAGCCAACACCTGCGATCACAATCGGTTATTGTGCGTTACTTTGAAAAAGATCGAATAGACCAGTTTTTACGTATCACGATTGGAACAGATAAAGAGTGTGATACGCTAATATCGATATTGAAGGACTATTTGTCTTAA
- a CDS encoding glycerophosphodiester phosphodiesterase family protein: MPRIFSLFLVILSSLILTACDDDDDNNSAAVNAESGFQVGPRPFFLVEDMDEGELKTALQSCENGPFVKTDFSIGHRGAPMQFPEHTRESYVAAAKMGAGIVECDVTFTADRQLVCRHSQCDLHTTTNILAKPELAEKCSTPFSPADAASGTAATAQCCTSDITLAEFKSLCGKMDASDATATTVEQYMKGTADWRTDLYSACGTLMTHAESIELFKSLDVKMTPELKSPSVEMPFEGDYTQEDYAQQMIDEYKAAGVDPENVYAQSFNLQDVLYWIQQEPAFGQQGVYLDDRVYNDPSFTPSLADFEELAAQGVKIVAPPMYALLTLDADERIVPSEYATLAKAAGLEIITWTLERDGPLAQGGGWYHQSIAEQINNDGDTMTVLDVLAKQVGVKGIFSDWPGTVTYYASCMDMR; the protein is encoded by the coding sequence ATGCCTCGTATATTTTCCTTATTTCTAGTTATATTGAGTTCTTTAATACTCACCGCCTGTGATGACGATGATGACAATAACTCAGCGGCTGTGAACGCTGAAAGTGGATTTCAGGTTGGGCCCAGACCTTTCTTTCTTGTAGAGGATATGGATGAAGGAGAGCTTAAAACCGCTTTGCAATCCTGTGAAAACGGTCCTTTTGTCAAAACTGATTTCTCGATTGGTCACCGTGGTGCGCCAATGCAGTTCCCTGAGCACACCCGTGAATCCTATGTTGCTGCAGCAAAAATGGGGGCGGGAATCGTTGAGTGCGATGTCACGTTCACTGCAGATCGTCAATTGGTTTGTCGTCACTCGCAATGTGATTTACATACAACGACCAACATTTTGGCCAAGCCAGAGCTGGCAGAAAAGTGTTCGACCCCATTCAGCCCTGCTGACGCAGCCTCTGGAACTGCTGCTACGGCGCAATGCTGTACCAGCGATATCACTTTGGCTGAGTTTAAATCTTTGTGTGGAAAAATGGATGCAAGCGATGCGACTGCCACCACTGTTGAGCAGTACATGAAGGGAACCGCAGATTGGCGCACTGATTTGTATTCTGCTTGTGGCACATTGATGACTCACGCTGAAAGTATCGAGCTGTTCAAATCCTTGGATGTAAAAATGACGCCGGAGCTTAAATCTCCGAGTGTAGAGATGCCTTTTGAAGGTGATTACACCCAGGAGGATTATGCCCAGCAAATGATTGATGAATATAAAGCAGCTGGAGTAGATCCGGAGAATGTATACGCCCAGTCTTTCAATCTGCAAGACGTATTGTACTGGATTCAGCAGGAACCTGCTTTTGGTCAACAGGGCGTTTACCTGGATGACCGAGTTTACAATGATCCTTCATTCACACCATCATTGGCGGATTTTGAAGAGTTGGCGGCGCAAGGTGTCAAGATTGTTGCTCCCCCCATGTATGCGTTGTTGACCCTTGATGCTGATGAGCGAATTGTGCCTTCAGAGTATGCTACGCTGGCAAAGGCTGCGGGTCTGGAAATTATTACCTGGACACTTGAACGTGATGGCCCTTTGGCGCAAGGTGGTGGCTGGTATCATCAGAGTATTGCTGAACAAATCAATAATGATGGCGATACCATGACTGTTCTCGATGTGCTGGCCAAGCAAGTTGGTGTTAAAGGTATCTTCTCTGACTGGCCAGGTACGGTTACCTACTATGCCAGCTGCATGGATATGAGATAA
- a CDS encoding DUF6502 family protein: MFKLVRMKETSTPIKEPSKAFIKALHHLLRPLVRLLLHFQITYPSLGNILKQLYVDVAERDFKLEGKAQTDSRISLLTGIHRKDVKRLREVSEEAYVPSATASLGSQIIARWLSDPAYLNAEGLPIALPKSGDKGLSFDQLVKEVAKQDIRSRAVLDEWVRLGVAKMDDKDHVVLNNDAFVPKHGFDDKAFFFGKHLHDHISASAHNLTNGEPPQFDRGVFYNNLTTESIETLRELIEVQATALLVSVNKEAKALQIDDRGKEGANQRFNLGAYFWVEEQAPKKDVEGKKEADDEK, encoded by the coding sequence TTGTTTAAACTTGTCCGTATGAAAGAGACAAGCACCCCCATTAAAGAACCGTCAAAAGCATTTATCAAAGCGTTGCATCATTTGTTGCGACCTCTGGTACGTTTGCTTTTGCATTTTCAAATTACCTATCCATCACTAGGTAATATTTTGAAGCAACTCTACGTTGACGTTGCTGAGCGTGATTTTAAATTGGAAGGCAAAGCACAAACTGACAGCCGGATCAGTTTGTTGACCGGTATCCATCGAAAAGATGTGAAACGACTGAGAGAAGTATCGGAAGAAGCTTATGTTCCCTCGGCGACAGCCTCTTTGGGATCACAGATCATAGCCCGCTGGTTATCCGATCCTGCGTACCTGAACGCCGAAGGGCTGCCCATTGCCCTACCCAAATCCGGGGACAAAGGCCTGTCATTCGATCAACTTGTAAAAGAGGTCGCAAAACAGGATATTCGTTCCCGAGCCGTTCTGGACGAGTGGGTTCGACTCGGCGTTGCAAAAATGGATGACAAAGATCATGTTGTATTGAATAATGACGCTTTCGTACCCAAACACGGTTTCGACGATAAGGCCTTCTTCTTCGGCAAGCACTTGCATGATCATATTAGTGCCAGTGCACACAACTTGACGAATGGAGAACCCCCTCAGTTTGATCGTGGCGTGTTTTATAACAACTTGACCACAGAATCGATTGAAACATTACGAGAGCTCATTGAAGTTCAGGCAACAGCATTACTTGTATCGGTTAACAAAGAGGCAAAAGCCTTGCAGATTGATGATAGAGGCAAAGAAGGAGCCAACCAACGCTTTAATCTCGGCGCTTACTTCTGGGTTGAAGAGCAGGCCCCTAAAAAAGACGTTGAAGGCAAAAAGGAGGCTGATGATGAAAAATAG
- a CDS encoding transporter, with amino-acid sequence MTLKNVFVFLGITMAGSVLASPTLKFSAGGYSSQGDYGLSSDTQIQGIPVSAQYRAWPWKLKLSGSYVHLKGPGTLEDADLGNGSQFRIKDVYGFGDTSVTIEHESVSRPAASRWYWSSGIRIKLPTGERDKGLGTGEADLEPRFMLMWLNETWRPYVRVKYTIRGNPDDRKLDNGFGATLGVDVPVNPQVRVGAQVSGRESSTSTGHDRLDVLMTSTVKWDSSFSSTVYASGGLKEGSADYLFGVDFSYSFKL; translated from the coding sequence ATGACGCTGAAAAACGTTTTTGTTTTCCTCGGTATTACAATGGCGGGGTCGGTTTTAGCTTCGCCAACTCTTAAATTCAGTGCGGGGGGTTATTCGAGTCAAGGAGATTACGGTTTATCTTCGGATACGCAGATTCAGGGGATTCCCGTCAGTGCACAATATCGTGCCTGGCCGTGGAAACTGAAATTGAGTGGCTCATACGTTCATTTAAAGGGGCCTGGCACATTGGAAGATGCTGATCTTGGGAATGGCTCGCAGTTTCGAATTAAAGACGTCTATGGTTTCGGTGATACGTCCGTTACGATTGAGCACGAGAGCGTATCCCGTCCAGCTGCATCAAGATGGTATTGGAGTTCCGGTATACGGATAAAACTGCCTACTGGTGAGCGTGACAAAGGATTGGGAACTGGCGAAGCGGATCTGGAGCCTCGTTTTATGCTGATGTGGCTAAATGAAACCTGGCGCCCATATGTACGTGTAAAATACACCATTCGCGGGAATCCGGATGACCGAAAACTTGATAATGGTTTTGGCGCAACTCTGGGGGTTGATGTTCCGGTTAATCCTCAAGTCCGGGTGGGTGCACAAGTCAGCGGTCGTGAGAGTTCAACTTCTACAGGACATGATCGATTGGATGTGCTGATGACCAGCACGGTTAAATGGGATTCATCGTTTTCTTCCACTGTATATGCATCTGGTGGATTGAAGGAGGGGAGTGCAGATTATTTGTTTGGCGTTGATTTTAGTTACTCGTTCAAGCTCTAG
- a CDS encoding CheR family methyltransferase: MRAGQDPTQAEYDEFKHFLESACGILLGDNKQYLVKSRLRKIMQEHEIDRLGALTERLKRFSYGDLRQGVIDAMTTNETLWFRDTHPFRILQEKLFPELAPKLGTQPVRIWSAACSTGQEPYSIAMLADEYKRLNPGQLKGGVSLVATDISKRVLEAARSGVYEMLAIGRGLSKERQDRYFAKSKDGSFQVNPDLKRVIDFRELNLLERYTALGRFDIIFCRNVLIYFSADLKKDILSRMHQALKPGGYLILGASESLNNLPEHYEMMHCNPGIIYRAK; the protein is encoded by the coding sequence ATGAGAGCAGGCCAGGATCCAACACAGGCAGAATATGATGAATTTAAACACTTTTTAGAGAGCGCTTGTGGTATTTTGCTTGGTGATAACAAGCAATATCTGGTCAAAAGCCGACTACGCAAAATTATGCAAGAGCATGAGATTGACCGTCTTGGTGCATTGACCGAGCGCTTGAAGCGTTTTAGTTACGGCGATCTGAGGCAAGGCGTCATCGATGCGATGACGACAAATGAAACCCTTTGGTTTCGTGATACGCATCCTTTCCGGATACTCCAGGAAAAACTTTTTCCCGAGCTGGCGCCGAAATTGGGAACGCAGCCTGTCCGCATCTGGTCTGCAGCCTGTTCCACTGGTCAGGAACCGTACTCCATTGCGATGCTGGCAGATGAGTATAAGCGTTTGAATCCCGGTCAACTTAAGGGGGGGGTTAGTCTGGTCGCCACGGATATCTCAAAACGTGTGCTGGAAGCGGCACGTTCAGGTGTTTACGAGATGTTGGCAATTGGCCGGGGATTGTCCAAAGAGCGTCAGGATCGCTATTTTGCGAAGAGTAAAGATGGCTCGTTTCAGGTTAACCCTGATCTCAAGCGGGTGATCGATTTTCGTGAATTGAACTTGCTTGAACGTTATACTGCGCTCGGACGGTTCGATATCATTTTCTGCCGAAATGTCCTTATTTATTTTTCCGCCGATTTAAAGAAAGATATCCTTTCCAGAATGCATCAGGCACTCAAGCCGGGCGGGTATTTAATATTAGGTGCGTCAGAATCGCTAAATAATCTCCCTGAGCATTATGAAATGATGCATTGTAATCCGGGTATTATCTATCGCGCTAAGTGA